A segment of the Xenopus tropicalis strain Nigerian chromosome 6, UCB_Xtro_10.0, whole genome shotgun sequence genome:
GGAAGTCACTGCAATGCCCTTGTCCTGTCTATTGGAAGAGGTGCATCAGTAACTAGACAGGACATGGCACATTGCAGTTTCTCATTCTGTGAATGAGGGGGAGTCTTGTTTTTGTCCCATCCCACAAGCTGGAGCAACAATggagcaaaaaaaattttttttgtgcaattgctagggttgccaccttttttctaTGTGTAAGCCTTTTCCCAACTGGGAGGATAGTGTGCATGTACCATCTGTGGGCCAGACTCACTTTGCTCTTTGTGGTCTGCACTCCCTGTACTTCCTAAAAAACTGTGTAAACGAGCCAGGGATAATCTCTAAAtcaattagaataaaaaaaaaagtaacagatgAAAGGTTCTGAATTCTACATGGAGCAACCCATGGATACTAATAATAAACCAAAACTGCAATAGTATTTCAAAAACACCAACAGCCAAAACTTAAACAGAGATTGTCTATATTGTCACAGGAAAACCAGAGTTTAGATTTGAAGAGGCGAACCCTTATGGGACTCTTGGCAACAGTACGGGAATTGGAATCAAGTCCTGGATTTACATGGAGCATCTCTACTGATGGTACCTCCTGATGTATTCTCCTGTTTACAGGATATCCCCCACAGAAAGCAGGTGCATGTACAATTTCTACACACTTAGTAattcatgtgtgtgtgttttaaacaTCTGACCCAGAAACATGCACTAGCTCAACGAtgaaagcaagtttgggaaccaACGCATTAAGCTACatgccagcaaaacacaaatgGACCTTTTAAAGCACCagttccccccacccccaaaaaagaAACCCTTTCATTCTGGCACAACGGTAGCTCCAGCCAGTTACCATGTTTATAGTTTCAATGTAACACTGTGACTTAAATAGAAAAAGCTAATTACATCTCTATGCCCTCTTCTGGTGAATAGGGCCAGCAGCACAATGCCAGGAAGAGTACAGCAGCAATATCCAAATATTAAAGCGTCAGTGTCCATGGTGACAGTGCTCTCCTCGAATTCCAGTTTGCCAGCAATACCTTGAAAAGCAGTGATTTATTGGCATTCTTAGAACCAAGGACTTGATGCTTTTTTTTTGCCGCGGATACCAACAAGCttaaagagttttttttacatgcattcTGCCGTTTTCTGTATAAAAATGATGGCGAGTTAAAGACCAGAAGCTCAGTCCACAAAGGAAAAGGTTTTAAAGTGAAAGGAATGTGCTTTAGTTCTTTTTCTACAAGTTCTTCatgaaaaataagaataatgACGACGCTCTCCCAGGTCTGTGTGGTGCCAGAATCTGCCAGGATTCTAAGATTTCCTCATCATTTCAGGTTTCCTATCCTTCTCCGTTTGGTTCCATGTACTTTGTGCTTTTTGTTCATGCACAGAGGCTACTTGAGTCCCATCGGATGACAACAAATGGAATGCAAATGTGCTCCTTACTGCAACACCAAGCCGACCTAAAAGCAAGCAAAGATGGCCATGGTCAATTTACCATTTTCCTAAATAAACCACACACAACCCCAGAGGAGACAAGGGTTATGACTTATGGGAAGGCTAGGAATATAGACAATATAAAGAAAGAGAGTTAAGCAGGGGGCATATTAATGCTTTGTTGGGGGACTTCCTATCCCTTACCAATTGTTACAATTGATCTTTGCTGGTATATTCTGTTAATAATCTGATTAACTGACTTTATAATCATATCAGTAAGCAACTAAAAAATCAGACTTCATTTTGTGGTGCGTATTATAAAGTACATTAGCTCTTAAAGGCAAAGAAAAGGCATCAACCTATTGCGTGTTGTTTTTCAATAGCTCCCAACCCTGACAATTAAGGCAATAGCAGACATTGCCATTTCAGCAGATAGGAGATGCCAGggatgtttaaaaatgttggaAGGTAATTTTAAGGTAGGGTAACAAGATCACTTCAGGGACTTGTCTAATAAATACACGTTGCAGGACAGCatagattgcatttaaaatagaCTGCAATCCATTCAGCcatgctagctggatttttttagaCGTgtgcctgaattttcaagtgatctggtaaccctgtGTTAAAGTCGGAGCACACTGACTGGATCACAAGTGGAGGAAAGTGGATTTGCCGTTATGTGCTccttcctgtagctccattgacagtcATGGCATGGGCCTGTTTGAAgttacacagagcagatttcggcATGGAAACACAAAAGTATCCCTTATACGCAGGCAGGGGAAAGTGGGTGCGCCCTACCCCAAGAACTGCAGCTAATGAAACAACAAAGATAAGAGACTAAACTGTAAATAAATAGCACATGATTTTGAGGCACCTCATAGTGTGAGCTGAGCTGGACAAGGGGGTTAAACCAGTGTAGTTTCCCACTGAATCACACTATTAACCATATTATTTTGCATCTTTAAGAAATAGTTTACAAATGTAACCACACAAACACTATGGGTGTACACAATCACAAATGAACATTATTGTGGAGATTATAAAACTGTAGCTGTTGTTCTATTAATGAAATGAAATAATGCAATATATCCTGTTCCTGTtcaaaatttacatttattttcctctGAATATTCCACAATACAGTGGCCTAGCTTTGCATCctattttgtatgttattttgctCTTATGAGGCAACCTCATCCAACAACTTAATTGTGCCCACTAGTGGCCAAATTATTAGGAAATAGTTTCAGATATGTGGTGTCCTAGACTTCTCACCTTTTCAGATTCCATGGCTGGACACTTCCAGTTATACAGATAATACTGCAGATTTCCATCTCCGATCCCAAACTTCAGCTTTTCCAAGAAAATTTTGTTTTCCATTAAATCAAgagcattaaaaacatcaaatcCTTTCTGCCAAAATGAGAGTAAgaattgtttaaaatatttagaATAGAAGTAAGCATGattacaatacaatatataatttttttttggtgttacttttaaCTGCGACAAAATTAACTTACAGTTAGTATTAGAACTTAACTCGACTATGACTAGTGTTAAGAACATAAATAAGCTCTTTACCAATTTGGCAATTATTAGTGCATCATTCATGAGGTCCAACAAAGGTGTTTCTGTGTGAATGTTGTAGAAGGAATATGCTGCTTTCAAAGTTTTATGGATGGGGTGGTGCATCACTGTTGACGGTAATGTGTAGAAACTGAGAAAATCTGTAAGAACACCATTTGAACTctggaaagaaaggtaaaaagaaGAGATGTAAACTGAGTACTATTAtttatgtgtgggggggggggtataaaataAAACCTTCCTACTTTCCCAATATGAGTTTGTCTTGTCCTACTGAGATCAGTGACTGAGCTCTATAATACCAACAAAGATACAGTCTAACACCAACAAGAGATCAAAAGAGGCACCCACTTTGTGTCGTATTATCTCACTATTCATATCAGCATGCATTCCCACTTTTTGATGGAAATTTGTATAATCTGATTTAGTTGCTTGTTGGTCTTTAGCCGCCCGCGATAAATGAACGTgaatcgcccgtgggatggcataggcgttGCTTCAGTTTTTCAAAGTCACCTTAAGTTGCCCCACAAAGAAAATTTCGTGCTACTTCAGACCACAGAAGtgacgcttatgccatcccatGGGCGATTTACGTTCTTGCCAataggaaggcattttggggagattagtcacccgtggtagcaaagatttatcgcaggcgactaatctctttgtAATCCCTTTATAGTCTACAAAAAGGTGGTGATGCTGATACAAAAATTAACAGGGTTATGAAAATGACTTAGTATGAAAGCAATTTTCCCTTTATGAAGTGTCCATGATTTATTAGTTTAAGAGCTCCTATTCATGCATAGAAGGGTCAGAAGTgggtaaataaatagaaatataaagaaaaaaagggaaaatatagttCAGAATTATAATGGGAAGTGGTCCATACAGCAGGCACTTTGTGCACCAACCAAAATGCCATGTGTGCGACAGCAATTAATAAGACTTTAAATTTGATTGGCATAATAAAATTACCTCTACGACATAGGTGTCTATAATGTGATCCTGAGGAAGAAACCAGTGCGCAACCTCCTCTTCATTCATGAAAGGAGCAAGGTAAAACTGCTTCAGATAGTCATTAAGTAAATGCTGAACCATTGGAATATCCTTCCTCTCCATTGGTCTTAAACCTGCGGTCTTCGTGGCCTTGTTGGATTGAAAGAGTAAAAGATCAATGAGACTGGCAGAGCTAATAGCAGTTTACAACACTTTAATTCCATTAGGGCCTCCAGGGCATTTTATAATTAGAGCAGTAGGTTTTAGTGTACAGCACTAAATGAATTGGATTTATCAGCTATCGAGAAGCTACAGGAGCTTACATAAACCAGGAGCTTTCCACCTCTATCAATGCTTGTTTACCTTTAAAACTGATCTCCAAGTACCTCACCCACACAGCACTGTTCTATCTTTTAATAACATCATATTAGTAATAATACCAAAAACACTGCATTAGCAACTCATATCTCCAAAATGctttagtgcagtgctgtccaactggcggcccgcgcgctgccccccacctgtctggctgcttcgatggcttacctttgtgtaagctttaattggtatcagtactgagattaactggccccctgcatggctctcatctcagattcaggctgtaattattatttaaaaatgtaatcccttgtACTGTTCCAAATTATTTGCTCATTTATTTACTATTTCATGGGATAGCTATTTAGATTAGCATTAACTGCAATAAAATACCCTAATGTAGATCTTTATATGATCTGGCTGTGAAAGCTTGAGGTGCCTATATTAAAACTGCAGCTTAGGTAACTGATATTTAGAAGATGCCCCTAACACAGTGAGGGTCCATGTTTAGATGGCACATAGCCAGTCAGCAACAGCCCAGTGCTGTAAACACCTCACCCCACTGCCATTACAGCCAATTACATACTGTGCTCTGAAGTTCTACACACAACAAATGatataaaaagcaataataaaagCGCGTGAGTGGTCTACTGTAATTACATTGACGATTTTGCTTCTAATTGATAATAAATTATCCCATGTCGCGTTTGagaccaaaaaatgaaatgaGATTTCCCCAACATAGCTAATTAAATATCAGTTATATCCACCCAAATATGACATTTCAATTTGGACATGGATAATGGTTACTGCTCACTTAGATGCTGTTGCCATGGGTGCACACACTAGCTTATTGCTATGGCTGTTCATACAGTATCACTTACATCTGGCAGCCTGTAAAGCTTCATTGTCCTTTGTAACGTCATATTTCTACTGAGATGAGAAAACTTCACTTCTACCAGTTTTCTAGGATTCAGCGACCGATGCCAGTACCTGAGGAAAGAGAAAAGGTCTGACTTGTTCCTATAGACAAATAAATATTGACTTATGAACATTTTCTATTTGCTAAAGAAAAGCTATAGCCTATTTACTTGGTTTGTTTATTTCCAAACAAAATAGTTTGATGTCTGtgaatgttttaacatttttttttaaaatatttatgacCAGTAAATTAATCTCCTACTGTCAAATAAAAACTTGCAAACCCTCCAACTTGAGTGGCTGAGCTACTGTAAAACTAAAGCACCCCCAGCCAGCAAAGCAGATGAGGGATGCTCGGAGATTCATGTTCCCCAACACAGTAAAGTCTTTATATCTGCTTGAAAGTGTCTTCATACACAGTATAGCGATCGCTATTAAGAAAAGACAGAACATATCTCTCTGTGAATAAGAAGCACAAAATGAAGTCCAGCTCTTTCTGATGGCTTTATCCGTACCTGCATGTTGATACAGGCTTTGGAAGAACAACGCCTGCTGTGTAAACTGCCTGGAATATCCCCTCTAAATTTACTCTCCTTGTTATTTCACGGATAAGCACAGGAGCCACTCTCTTCGATCGCAGCTTTTTATGGACACACAGGAAATTGATTTCTACCATCTTCTTTACActgaggggggaaaaaaataaaaaagtgagtgCTAAATGCTTTATAAACATTGTAGGTGCCCTGAAGCAGCTCCTAATGTGCCATGTAAAGAATTGGCTCATCAAAGACTTTATGGTATCATATATCCACacatgtatttatctattaatgCTTTACTTACGTATCATAAATACGGATTGAAGCAGGAACTGCACTAATGAAGCCCACTAGTTTCTTGTTGGAGGAAACCCTAACGCCACAGTGCCATTGCGATAACCAGCCAGGGGGACGCAAAGCCCTGCAACAAGGATTTATATATGAAAACACACACTTAATGGTTCCACCAAAAGCCCATTTattacaaggttacagaaatacaggtctgtttttatttttgcaatcgTTGTGTCAGTGTTTTAAGGTCAACAGCAAGGACTACCAGAGTGGTTATGAAAAATTGACAACAGTGGTGAAGactaaaaatgaaagagcttccAGCAAAATTATGACTAACAGATTTTAACTGCAGTTATCTAAGACTAATGTCACATGAGGAGCAGCCTCTTTCTCCACCTGTGCTCCCCTCCACTAGTTCTGTGCCGATATAACTTACCTGAGCTAAAGGATTAACTCTCAATATACTGCATTTATACAATGTTACATTCTGTAACAATACAATGCTGATAAGTAACTAATTCAGATTCACACAGACCTGTGCATTGAAGCACAAGTCTAACATGGATGGTATTACTGCAGACTGAATTCCCAGACAAGGGcggttaataaaaaaaacattttacatataccatgtttctctatgagggggctgccattatttgtgcagcagtagttgGTAGAACTATAACTAAAAAGGCTGATAAGGGACAGGTTGGCAGACCAGtcaggtcccttggaccgattcggcagctaatcggcccgtgtatggggagaacagagcggcctggccgaccgatatctggcctgaaattggccagatctcgatcggccaggttagaaaatccagtcggatcggggactgcatcggctcgttgatgcagtccccgaaccgactgccccataacctcaaatgtaatccgatcgtttggccccagggccaaacgatcggattattttttttta
Coding sequences within it:
- the nmt2 gene encoding glycylpeptide N-tetradecanoyltransferase 2, yielding MAEDSESAASQQSLDLDDQDTCGIDGDNEDEAEHAKGSPAGDLGAKKKKKKQKRKKEKPNSGGTKSDSASDSQEIRTQQPSKNPAIPMQKLQDIQRAMELLSACQGPAKNLDEASKRKYQFWDTQPVPKLNEIITCHGPIEPDKDNIRQEPYSLPQGFMWDTLDLSNSEVLKELYTLLNENYVEDDDNMFRFDYSPEFLQWALRPPGWLSQWHCGVRVSSNKKLVGFISAVPASIRIYDTVKKMVEINFLCVHKKLRSKRVAPVLIREITRRVNLEGIFQAVYTAGVVLPKPVSTCRYWHRSLNPRKLVEVKFSHLSRNMTLQRTMKLYRLPDATKTAGLRPMERKDIPMVQHLLNDYLKQFYLAPFMNEEEVAHWFLPQDHIIDTYVVESSNGVLTDFLSFYTLPSTVMHHPIHKTLKAAYSFYNIHTETPLLDLMNDALIIAKLKGFDVFNALDLMENKIFLEKLKFGIGDGNLQYYLYNWKCPAMESEKVGLVLQ